A region of the Mangifera indica cultivar Alphonso unplaced genomic scaffold, CATAS_Mindica_2.1 Un_0055, whole genome shotgun sequence genome:
GGGGGATAATGACTATTATGAATAAGATTAAATCTGAATCTTTTAGTTCTTCTGATATCTGCCTGTTTGATGAGAATAGCTTAAATGACAGTGAAAGTTCTTCTATTGAAGAACAGTGCAGGATTTTGTTTACATTACAATTGATGAGAATGAATCATCTAGCACATCCGAGGAACATCAGAAATGGCAATTTGATGACGATACATGTGCAGCGATTCTCAATAGTGTTCAGTGGATGTTTCACTTGCTTCTCGAGAAGGAATGTCTTGCACCAACATTTCTTCATTGGGCAATACAATATACGGTTGAAAAGTTTGAGGATCTACTTCCATTTTCTCGGTGTCTTGAGTTGGAATCCATTATGATCATCTGCCTTTTGGGAGCTGTAGAGCTGAGACAGGTTCATGAATTCTTGAAGGATCTAGCAGAAACTTGTGGTTTAATGGAATATCAAGAGACAGGTAGCACTACAGAtgataaacttttaattataaatcctGAATTGGTTATTTTTGATACAGTGTTTGATTTCAAACAGAGGGTTGAAATTAGTGATGACTTAACAAGTCTCCTTTTGGATGTGAGATTCTTGGCAGAAGAGCTTAATCTTACTAATGATTTTGAAGATGTTGTAGATAATAATTCTGCAGTAACTTTTGATGCCATTGTATGTGAAAACGAGATTGTTCCTGAAAGTGTTGACTTTGTATCATGGTTATATGAAGCCCAACAATCCAGTTTGTTATGAAGTCTCGGAGCAGTCTGAAAGATTCTCAAAGACTGAAAGCAAAGGAATTCTTTCAGATATTTCTCAAAGAATATTCACAAGTAGAGAGACTATGCGAGTCTGATTTTAACCGCGTGCATAGAATCACATTGGAAGCAATTCAGGCAGTTGAGAGTATATTTCCAAAAGAGATTGAGAAGGGGGATAAAAGTATGGCACAGTCTTATGTCAGACTATTGAGGAAGAGGCAAAAGGAACTTGAATCTAATGATGACATTTCTAGTCAATTGCAGAAAGCTATAATTTACGAAGTTATATCAGATATTCTGAATCGAGCACGTGCAGTTAAAAGACTAGCAGCTTCATGGAATAAGACTGGATTTCAAAGTTTCGCTGAAGAAGATGAATTGAAAATGCTTGAACACTTTGAGACTGCTGAAATTTTTGCAAGATCAACATTGCAGAAGATTAGACTTAGGTCGTTGAAAGAAGTAAGTTTGACTATTTCTACATTCCACATTGTTCTTTTCAGTTGTTGAATGTCATATCATGCCTATTTCCACTTCTCATTTACCAGCATAGCTTCATGAAAATGCTTCAATTGTTAAGTGTCAAAATGATTTCTCTTTGGCCTAACTGGTTCTAGATGAAATGAGGCAATtgtgtttctttgtttttggtcTCACTGTATTCATTCTTGCAGCAAGCCTTTGTTGATGCAATAATCTTCCGGGCTATTGGTGCCATTAAACAACATGAATCGAAACTTGAGATGATGTCTTCATATGACTATAGGTCAATGATTCTTCCTTTGTTGAAGTCTTTTTTGCAGGTATGTTACTGGACCCTCTGGCTGTTTTCTTACTAATTTAATACAGATGGTCTTACACTAAATTTCTTTACCAGACAAATCTGGAAGATCTGTTTGACAAGGATGTGGCGGCAAAGTATGATGCCACAGCCGAAGCTCTAGTAGAAAAAATTGATGACAGGAAAAAATTCGGCAAAGTTTGTGATaatgtgagagaaaaaatagataaaaagaagaaaaataacaagaaaaagttcagaaaggaaaaaaaacccaAGGTCTTAAAAGCTgcttttggttttgtttgtttatattatgGAAGCTTTAACTGTTCTACATATAATTTTCTTGTGACATGAGCCAATGTTTGGTAAAAATTTAGGCAGTTGACTGTATTGAGACCTTTCAGCTCCATCAGAATGATGCTGAAAAAGAGTAAATCTCTGATCTAATTCCATTGCAGTACTCAAATTAtagacctttttttttcttgaagtttGCTAACATACACACCCTGAAGGTTGCTTTCTGTCTATAATATCTTATGTCAATAATCTATGAGTCTTCAGAGACACTCCAAAATTTGAGATTGGTGTTTCTGCAAGTGCTGAAGACATGAGAGAATGGACTGTGATCGAGGAAAAACAGCTTGAAGAACAGTTGGAGAAGCAGAGGAATTTTGAGAATGAGTGTGCAGAGAAAAGATCTCAAGCTGATGCTGAAAAAGTAGTAGGCCTAAACCTTGGTACTTCTGTTTTCCTCTCATTTGCTTAtgttctgaattttttttatttttgtgctagATGATAGTTTCATTATTGATAATAGCATATTTCTAATAACTTCTACAATTCCTTTGATTAGAAGTTTCAGATTCTTCTGAAAAACGAGTAGAAATGACCAAGAATAAGAttaggaggaagaagaaaaatttcAGAAAGGACTGGAAATCCAAGGTCCTAACTCCTCCTGCTTctggtttttgtttgtttataatgGAAGCTACTTTTCAGctcataatttttatgaaatgatcTCATGTTTAATTGACATGTATAGGCAGGAAGTTCTAGTGTGAACTTTCAGCTCCATCAATGTGAAGCTGAACAAGTGTATATCTCTTTTCCAATCACATTTCAATACTTGAAAAGTTTGCTTGTTGTTTATAGCATCTTATATGAATGACCTATGAGTTTTCAGGGCCAATGCAAATTGCGAGAGTGGTGTTTATGCAAATTCCAAAGAATTGACTGAATCAACTGTAATTGAGGACTTGGGAAGATTGATCGTTATTGAGGCTAAACAACTTGAAGAACTTGCGCAGAATCAGaggaaaatagaaaatgagAGTGCAGATAAAAGGAGGTTTAAAGCTGATGTTGAAAAAGCTGTATGCCTAAGCCTTGGTACTAATCCTTTCCTTCTAATTGAACGTACGCCTGATGGAAGTTTCATAATTGATCATTAATGTTTTTCATACTTTCAGATTCTTTTGAAAAACATCACGGATTTTTATCAACTGATGTGAGGAATGGCAGCACGCCGCGATTTGATGTACACCAATATGTAATTATACAGGTTGTGATTGCATAACTAGATGATGCTAGTCCTTCTAGATTAATAATTCTGCACTTTTCATCTACATTTTACTATCTATTGATTCTATTGCATTACAGTCACAATGGCGGTTAAGACAGCTTCGTGATGAGTCCATGAGTAGATCAGAAATATACCACACTCATGCTGGAAATCCATGTTTTTTATGTGCTCTTCAGGATTCATTTGCTGTCATGCATATTGCCTCTAGAATTATGCCAGAAGTAGCTTTTGTGCCAGTCCCTTCAAGAAAATTGCCAGTTAACTTTTTCTTCAAGGACTGGGTGGGTGCACTGCAgactttttttctaaatcatctTTCTCTTCCAAGTTTTTAACTTCTGAATTGACTAATTGAATTTCTGATTTAAATTTCTCCTTTCTAGTTAAACTCAGAAGATGTTCCTGAAAGTGAGCATTCATATGAATTGAAACAACAACTTGTTGCTGAAGTAATGAAAATTGTTGAAGAGCTGGAGGCTGAGAGGAATAGAAAGAATGAAGCTAAACAAGAGGACCTTTCAGAGCACAAGATGGTGAAACTGTTTGTTGAATCAACAAGCTTTcgaaatgaaattacaaaaacacaGCACATACAAAACTTCTGATTgattaaaagaagataataCGTATATAGAGCTTCTGTACAATTGAAATTACAGTACAGTTTCAGCTTCGTTCCTCACATCATATGTTACAAATCAATGCTATGCTAGCTGAAGATTCCTGGCCGGCTGCCTACTTGAGATCCTTTGCCACTGGaaaaaatggcaacaatcaatAAATACACATGTAACACCTAGATAAATCTCATATCagcaaaatacaaaaaagatattggatataaatgaacATCTCACATTATTTagaaatattaagataaaactAGTTATATAATCTTTAAGCgctaaacaaataaaatgagtTTTGGGATGCAAATTCTAAAAGCAAAGCCGTAATAAACTCTCTATCCAAAGCGGATAATTTGACACTATTAGATTAAGATATTACAAATGATATCAAAGTCACTACGAATGTTTTTTTGACCAACGGTAGGATAAAATTCAGTAAGGATGTTGAACCCAATAAGAGGGTAAATATAACATCCTTAGACAAATCACAAATTAACTAATCACGGGAGAGATATTAGGTACGTATGAGAATCTCATATTACCCAAACTCAATATTGTGATGGGTTTTGTCAAAAAGGgacaataatttaacatttgaCCTAAGATGgtacaatatattaaaattagagaagtAATAGGGGATTAACAAAGACTTACCTTGAGCTGTTGAAGGAACAACAACAAGATGCATGTGACATTATTTGGAGGAAGATGTAACTTGCTAGGATGCAGCTTCCCATTCAATGGATTTCTTGaacaaacaattatattatcCATTCCTATCTCTTCTTTCATAGCTTATTTTCAATTCCTCCACCCCACTTCCCTTAAATGTGAAACGAAGCTCTCTTTGTATCATCAACATTGCCATTTTCATCAGTCAAATTATAAACATGTCTTCCCTCAGCTCTTGGTGGTGAAGCTGCAAACGAAATAGCTTGCACACAGTTATATACAAAACATGTGAGAGACATCAATTGtgaaactcaaaaataaaatcataacaaattatatgtttagaatgaacaatattttgataatctatcgaACTATTAAATCATGATATCAACTTTATCGTGCGTATTCTCTTAAACAATGGTAAATGAGAATGTATGACACATCATTGGGCATCAGATAAGATTGGTTGAATTCATTTAGCCTCTAAACTGGAGTCCAAAGCAAACAAATCTTAACATTTGGCAGGGTTACAAGGAATTACATATACAATTTGTGAATATTACGTACAAAATGACATATACATTTTGTACAAAACATAaagtattattaatattttaatcagaaaattacaattgaaaataaataaacaaattcttAACGTATTCGTAGGAACATGTTGAATACGTTTTACATTCTTCgtatttttttcaatcatttttaattttctataaaagaaaaagaaaataaaaacacaattttttttaatggacaCCTAAATTACCTCCTCATTTGAAGGGGACTTTAGCCAAAAGGcagtaggagaaaatgtttccgCTGGTGCATTCTTCTCAACAGCCTTCAGTGGACGCGGTCCGGCGTGTGGCGGCGGGGTCGGCGACCGAGGAACGGAAGTAGGTTTCTGAAACTCTAAAACATCAACATCCCATATAATCCATTCTTGCGTGTGGCTTCTGTGTGGAATGTCATGCGTGACTGAGTTTCTCCACGGGGGGAGGCCGCCGTTGCCCCGCAAATAATAACCGTATCGCGTCTTCAGCTTCACCTGGACGCCTTCTCGGATGGGTTCCCATTCGACCGACGAATCCAATCTCCCCGGAAGAGTTTGCAGCACCTTCTTCCCGGTGACTCCGAGTAAAAACGGCATGTTTGAAGCTGTTAAGTATTTCCCATAACAGCTTTTCAAACGCAGAACGTTCACATTCGGAACAAACTCCACTGTCCATTTTGCATTCTCGCCGGCGCCATTGCGGTCCTGGGAAACgtgttcttcatcttcttcgGCTAACAAATACTTGTCGTGGTGGCTCTTGAAACGCACCACTTTCGCTTTCTCGAAGACTTCCATTGCAGACTAgaacaaaaatcaataattaagaaagaaaccatatgaaaaaaatataaaaattcatgcatgaaagataataaatgaTTGATTATCTACCCAGATTATTCGAAACTTGCAGATTTTGCTAGtgggaaaggaagagaaaatgaagaagaaagtgagaggTTGATGAGGCTATAGGTTGAGAGAAATTAAAGGATGCCATAGCTTATTTGCTGGTTTCCGGGGCAACAATTTGCTATTCTGGGTTATAATACGAGTAATTTTAGTTATGAGAGAGATTTGTTATATCATCTTAATGGGTTGTGTTTGTACTGAATATGAATACAATTCGTATTGTGTCAAAACATAACTTACGTATACGTCGTATTAACAAGTGTTTGTCATAATAAGATCTACAATCTACTAAAAATTGCAGCCTGAAGGATAATTTTGAGCAAATTATCTaagaataattcaaattatgaatacTGAATGGATAATTAGATAGCtcctaattttgattgaaatcatttttatacctaaaatttAACTAAGTTCAATATTATCAACTGCAACTCTGCAAgataaatttcatttcattaagaCTCCTAAGTCAGATCCAACTTCCAACATTCCTCTTACAGACAAATTCTGTAAATTAAGAATCAAACGATTGAGGCCCTTTCagtaactttttcaaatttgatttgataataaatattagataTATTCCTCATAAAAGATACAATTATCATAATTCCGATCATCTAAATCAACTTATCAGTTAAGTATTTATATTCTTCAAACTTGAAAGCAAAATCAACCTTGAGATATTTGGAACCATGCATCAAAATcgaaaattatttatgttaaggAAGCAAGCTTCATCATCTTCCTCCAATGGTTTTTTCTCACTTTTTCTTCTAGGGTATTATCTATTATGGAATTTTTTAGTCATCAATATGACCAAAATTGGAGGCACAAAACATGCTTGTGCTGCATGTAAATATCAAAGGAGAAAATGTGCCCCTGACTGCCCTTTTGCTCGCTACTTCCCGGCTGATCAGCCCAAGGTGTTTCTGAATGCTCACCGCCTTTTCAGGCTGTCGAATATTGCGAGAATCTTGAACAAGGTTGATAGTGATAAAAAGGATGAAGCTATGAGAACCATTATTTTTGAGTCCACCATTCGTGCAAAGTATCCGGTTCATGGATGTTGGGGGATTATTGGCAAACTCCAGCATCATATACAAAGCTCCATGAATGAGCTACAGTTGGTGAGGGCAACGCTGGCGAGATACAAAGAGTGTGACCATTTTCAAGTACCTTCTTCAACATCACTTTCTGAAATAAGCACAGCTTTGAGTTATGCCCTTAATAGAGGGCAAACTGATATGTATGCAGAAACTGGTGAAATTTTGATGAAGCAAAATGGTTTGAAggttgaagaaaattttatttataatgatgcTAAAGAATTTCCCATTACAATTCCAGAATTACAAATTCCTGAGGATTATGACTACCCCTTTGATACAAATGGGTTCATTAATATCAATCCATGCACAGAATCTTCAAGGTGAGCTTTAATTAATGACAAACAATTAATGTCAACttagttaataatattaattgtttcTCTTTGCAGTTTGGAATCAGAGGATGCTAATAAGGAGCTCTTAGTCCAAAGAATAAAGGACGAGAATTCATGTAtatagattgatttttttttctgggttttACTAATTTATAGTTTAGGGATGATTATTTTTCAGTTTACATATTCACCTAGGATTTCATTTGGATTACTGTGTAGAGTTTGTAACACGTTTGATGATTATAGTTGTCTTGATAGTCtgttaattattctttttctacaTGTTGTAAAAGTTACAATTAAGCTTGCAATAAAATCAAGCTGTAACTATCTAAACCAGATTCAGTTGGGCTATTGTTGAGcctgagtttgagtttaagcgGCTCGAATGCTACTTGGAAAGGCTATTTGCTCCTCTGCATTAGATTCAGAGCAAAACTCATCTTTGGCTTCTGCACTTTTGATCGTGTACCATTTGAGTTGTCGAACACTGAGAAAGTTTTGGTCGCATAATGTCAAGCTTTCACATTGGAAATATCATGTGGTCTGTGCAATTTGCAACAAATAGCTGCTTTTCTGCTCATGTTTATGTGATTTGCAGATCATCTGGTCTCCACCAGCACTTCCTTTTGTAGCACATCCGGTCTCCATTGCAATTTTTTGTTGCCTCGGTATTCCTTGCAGGTGATTAGGCATATATTGTCTCCATTGCAAGGTCTGTAGTCCAAATGTCTTTTGCAGACTCCAAGTTCATGATCCTTGTGCTAGAGAATGGACAGACTTCAGCTTTGGACTTTctaatttttacttttcttgTGGCTATTGAGTTGAGCGATGGTAAGATTTGCAGGCAATGGAGTAATGACACAATCTTCCTCTCCTGCCTCTCTCAAACACTATGTGGTGCAATACAGGTTTCCATTATTTCACATTATAGTGATTTTGGTTTGTGATTGTGGACTCAGATCCCTCAAAACAATTGTTGTAATCCTTCCCAATTTGTTGCTTTATTgcacaaaaacaataaaaaacaaaacaaagatacaacaaaaaatttttaataaagataatGATTTTGAGACTgaaaatgattaatattatcttaatttaatgtatatccttatatatataaattcataaacaaaaaGGTTAGTCATAAAGACATGACTAACAACTTCTCCTAACAAGCTATAATTTGCAGTGTAACAGTGTTTAGCAAATCCAGGAGCCAAGTTTCATAAAAGGTTCAGAAGAAACTCTTTTGTAAGAACTCTAGAAAAGATGTGTACGTTCTCTTTGGCTTCTACTTCCATGCACGTTCTAGACTCACTCCCATCTTCTCCATTTTCTCTTCCACTATTACCCCTCTCCAAACCACATTTTCACACCGTACCTGCCAAACCTAGAGCCCATTTCTCACTCTACATTACATCCTTagcttcttctccttcttcgtCTCCAAAAACCAAAGACGTATGGAGAAAAACTCCCCTCAAAACGACACAGTTTCACAAACACCCCAAGAAGCAAAACCAACTCTTCTTGGACCACAGCGTGGACATGGACGAACTCGTACAATCAATGAGTCAAACACAAAACGAACAAGAACTATACGCTTTATTATCACCGTACAAAGACAGACAACTCTCAATTCGTTTCATGGTCTCGTTATTATCTCGGGAGCAAGATTACCAGAGATCATTAGCCATTCTTGATTGGATCAATGACGTGGCTCGTTATTCGCCGTCCGTGTTTGCGTACAACGTTGTTTTGAGAAATGTTTTGAGGGATAAAAAATGGGAGCTTGCACATGGCCTATTCGATGAAATGCGTGAGAGAGGTGTGGCGCCCGATAGGTACACGTATTCGACGCTTATAACGTGTTTTGGGAAAGAGGGTATGTTTGATTCAGCTCTTTCTTGGTTGCAATTGATGGAACAAGACCGGGTTTCGGGTGATCTTGTATTGTATAGTAACTTGATTGAGCTTGCGAGGAAGTTGTGTGATTATTCAAAGGCAATTTCGATATTTTCAAGGTTGAAGAATGCAGGGATTGTGCCTGATCTCATTGCTTATAATACAATGATCAACGTGTTTGGGAAGGCCAAGTTATTTAGAGAGGCAAGATTGTTGATTAAGGAGATGAGGGAAGTGGGAGTTGTACCAGATACTGTTAGTTATTCAACTCTTTTGAATGTTTATGTTGAGAATGGGAAGTTTGTAGAGGCGCTGTCACTGTTTGCTGAGATGAAGGAAGTGGATTGCCCGCTTGATCTTACAAGTTGTAATATTATGATTGATGTTTATGGGCAGTTGGATATGGCTAAGGAAGCCGATAGGTTGTTTTGGACAATGAGGAAGATAGGGATTGAACCTAATGTTGTTAGTTATAATACCCTTTTGAGGGTTTATGGTGAGGCTGAGCTTTTTGGGGAGGCTATTCATTTGTTTAGGTTGATGCAAAGCAAGGAAATTGAGCAGAATGTTGTTACTTATAACACGATGATGAAGATTTATGGGAAGTCTCTCGAGCATGAAAAGGCGACTAATCTTTTGAAAGAGATGCAGAATAGAGGGATTGCACCAAATGCCATTACTTACTCAACAATAATATCTATTTGGGGCAAGGCAGGGAAATTAGATCGGGCTGCAATCTTGTTTCAGAAGTTGAGGAGCTCTGGGATTAAGATTGATCAAGTGCTTTATCAAACAATTATTGTTGCTtatgaaagggtaggtttagttgCTCATGCAAAGCGTTTGCTTCATGAGCTCAAACAACCGGACAACATCCCTAGGGAGACTGCAGTATCTATTCTAGCGAAGGCGGGTCGGATAGAGGAGGCTACTTGGATTTTTAGACAGGCTTTTGAGGCTGGGGAGGTCAAGGATATATCAGTATTCGGTTCCATGATTGAGCTTTTTTCAAGGAACAAGAAGCATGCAAATGTCATTGAAGTGTTTCAAAAGATGAGAAGTGCAGGATATTTCCCTGATTCTAATGTGATTGCTCTTGTGCTGAATGCTTATGGAAAGCTCCAGGAATTTGAGATGGCAGATGCTGTGTATAAAGAGATGCAAGAAGAAGGTTGTATCTTTTCTGATGAAGTTCATTTCCAGATGCTGAATCTGTATGGTGCAAGAAAGGACTTCAACACTATGGAGTCACTTTTCGAAAAGCTGGACTCTGATTCTAACATCAACAAAAAGGAGTTGCATCTGGTTATTGCTGGCATATATGAACGAGCAAATAGATTAAATGAGGCATCACGAATTATGAATCGAATGAATGAAAGAGGAACTTCAAAGCCATAAACTTTCAGAAATGCTAATTGTTCTggatctataatttttttccctacagttgtaaatttattttgttgtgcAGATTGTGCtacattaaatgaatatattttcttttgaattctcATCTTTATACAATCACTCCCTTCTGTAATTGTCTTCTAGATTAATGAAAAAACAGTGGCGTAAGCATTACAGTTTTGCTTCTTGATACAATTTACTTATTATATTGCAAAAAACTATGGAGTAGTAAATGAAATTATTGGTAAGAGCTTCATGAGTTTGTGTCTGGACCATATTTCTTCCGTGCTTCACACACTCATCTTTCTCTTATCCTCGAAATTAAACTGGCTCTCCAAATGAATTattatcaagttaaaagatTCCTTGACTGTGATAATTGTGATAGTTGTTGAAAGTCTAATCTTCACCTTCAgtcaacaaattaaaatggaTCTCCAAATGAGTTATTGTCATTTTGAAGATTCCTCCACCGTGATTATTGTGAAAAGTCGACTCTCCACTTTCCACGAACAAGAAAGGAAAATGACTGTCAAGCGaaaatttaatctttcaatAATATAGCGACCTGAATTCTGGAACAAACATACTAGGAGTAAGATAGACGTTCCAGAAGAAATACAGACACTCCAAGCTGTTGAAGCACAGATGTTCCACCTAAATCTCCGAATTATGGCAAAATGTCCAATTGTCAGAGAATCGGTCTCGTTCTCTCTTGAACTGCCATGACAGAAAGTCCCAAATCGGGTGTTCCATTGATGGAACGGTCATTTCATCATAAAAGTAAATTCATCACATTCACTTAATATTAGAGAGAGCTTTCAATCTCTTTAGCTCTCCTTGTACTAAACCTTCAGTATTAGTGATATCTTCTCCATACTTTACCAGTGTGTTTCTTCCATTTTGAGGTATTTCATGTAAAtccttaaattattttactgcaattatttaatttatgggTTTCTGCATAACAATACTGGTAGAAAATTTTCTCTCCAAAAGTTGATCTCTTTCGTATTATCTACATTTCTTCTTTTGCTCTTTGGTGATATCATCTATGACTATTACTAAACCTAATGAGAAAGAATAGCAGTAAGGTATCAACTTTTTGATAACAAGTTTGTCATTTTACCTTTTGGTTGAAGCTTGAAATATGTAGCCATTTAAAGATAGAAGAAAGTGATTGAACATGTGTCCTATATCTTTCGTATTCacatttgattatataatttggaaaaGTTAGGAAAATTCACATTTACGGAAATTCTATTTGTGGGGAagcattttaaattatagtgaAAGTGATGTATTTTCCTTTATCTGCATAGAACTTTGAAGCATAATACCTTACTTTCAGATTAGGTTTTTGCAGTATTCCTGTTCCAGTGTCACTCCAGTTTGTCTTAAGTCTAACTCAAGACAAGAATTCAggtgtatttgaatttttatccGATCGGGACTCGTTGGTTCTATAaggctttacaacccaaaatatgttttaacatttttaaggATATGAAATGTATATACATGCCATATACGATTCGCCTATAAGTC
Encoded here:
- the LOC123206995 gene encoding uncharacterized protein LOC123206995; the protein is MSRSEIYHTHAGNPCFLCALQDSFAVMHIASRIMPEVAFVPVPSRKLPVNFFFKDWLNSEDVPESEHSYELKQQLVAEVMKIVEELEAERNRKNEAKQEDLSEHKMVKLFVESTSFRNEITKTQHIQNF
- the LOC123206993 gene encoding uncharacterized protein LOC123206993; the encoded protein is MEVFEKAKVVRFKSHHDKYLLAEEDEEHVSQDRNGAGENAKWTVEFVPNVNVLRLKSCYGKYLTASNMPFLLGVTGKKVLQTLPGRLDSSVEWEPIREGVQVKLKTRYGYYLRGNGGLPPWRNSVTHDIPHRSHTQEWIIWDVDVLEFQKPTSVPRSPTPPPHAGPRPLKAVEKNAPAETFSPTAFWLKSPSNEEVI
- the LOC123206999 gene encoding LOB domain-containing protein 28-like; translated protein: MHQNRKLFMLRKQASSSSSNGFFSLFLLGYYLLWNFLVINMTKIGGTKHACAACKYQRRKCAPDCPFARYFPADQPKVFLNAHRLFRLSNIARILNKVDSDKKDEAMRTIIFESTIRAKYPVHGCWGIIGKLQHHIQSSMNELQLVRATLARYKECDHFQVPSSTSLSEISTALSYALNRGQTDMYAETGEILMKQNGLKVEENFIYNDAKEFPITIPELQIPEDYDYPFDTNGFININPCTESSSLESEDANKELLVQRIKDENSCI
- the LOC123206975 gene encoding pentatricopeptide repeat-containing protein At5g39980, chloroplastic-like; amino-acid sequence: MCTFSLASTSMHVLDSLPSSPFSLPLLPLSKPHFHTVPAKPRAHFSLYITSLASSPSSSPKTKDVWRKTPLKTTQFHKHPKKQNQLFLDHSVDMDELVQSMSQTQNEQELYALLSPYKDRQLSIRFMVSLLSREQDYQRSLAILDWINDVARYSPSVFAYNVVLRNVLRDKKWELAHGLFDEMRERGVAPDRYTYSTLITCFGKEGMFDSALSWLQLMEQDRVSGDLVLYSNLIELARKLCDYSKAISIFSRLKNAGIVPDLIAYNTMINVFGKAKLFREARLLIKEMREVGVVPDTVSYSTLLNVYVENGKFVEALSLFAEMKEVDCPLDLTSCNIMIDVYGQLDMAKEADRLFWTMRKIGIEPNVVSYNTLLRVYGEAELFGEAIHLFRLMQSKEIEQNVVTYNTMMKIYGKSLEHEKATNLLKEMQNRGIAPNAITYSTIISIWGKAGKLDRAAILFQKLRSSGIKIDQVLYQTIIVAYERVGLVAHAKRLLHELKQPDNIPRETAVSILAKAGRIEEATWIFRQAFEAGEVKDISVFGSMIELFSRNKKHANVIEVFQKMRSAGYFPDSNVIALVLNAYGKLQEFEMADAVYKEMQEEGCIFSDEVHFQMLNLYGARKDFNTMESLFEKLDSDSNINKKELHLVIAGIYERANRLNEASRIMNRMNERGTSKP